The sequence GTGACAATTTGTGCAGCCGAATTTCGCTCCGTTGGGAATCTGATTAACGCGAAAGCTTCGACCTTCCAAATCAACAACCGTCAGCGTCATCACCAAAAAAAGAACAAAAACCAGGAAACGCATAGGCCAACCTCACTTTTTTTCTGCTGTGCTGATTTTGAACGGCACATACGCCGGGCAAAATCTAAACACTGCGGTCAGCAACGGAACAACGCCAATGACGCCCAGCCAATTTTTGAAATAGAGCCCGGCTGCAATGATTGCAAGACCGAGCACGATACGGATGACACGATCCGCACCTCCGACATTAGCCTTCATAGTATCCTCCTATAATTTGATCAAACGTGTAATCATAAAACCGAAACGCATGTCGCCGGACCAAAAGTCGCGATCAGCTCCGGCTAAAAACAGAGAACTGTTCAGCTTGTCATTGTTGGTTAAAATTATTTTAAAGAAATGTCCGCCGGTTTCCAATTCCAGACCCAGGGAGAAAGAGTCATAAGTTTTGCGCCAGCCGCTGACCGTCGGATTCCATTCCGCAAAAACGCTCCAATGCGGCGAGGCATAATACTGCACGTAAGAACCGAGTGTAAAGCTGTACTGCGGATCACAGCAGAAAATGTGTGAATTGTAAAGATAGCTCGGCACCACGCCGATGCCCAATTTTTCGCCGACAAGAGTGTTGGCGACCAATTGGCCGTAGAACTGCCAACGTCGGCCGCTGCTTTTGACCGGAGCGAAAATTTCACTATTATAGGCCGATCCGCCGCGCAAAGAAACCAATACGGGAAAACGGTCGTGGCGGAATTGCAGCGCTTTGTATTTAATCTGCAGCTCCATATTGTCCTGAACATTGGTACGACCGACCGTTACCAGCAGGCGATCGGTTGCCGCATAGTCGAGGGCCAGACGAATATTGGCCGGACCGTCGATTCCGTAAAAAGAGTCGGCTCCGCTGTCGATGGTGGGAATGAATCGATGCGATACTTCGAATTCCAAATCCCCTTTTTGTAAAGTCTGAGCGGTCGGCAGCATCGACACGTGCAGAGCGTGAAACAACTCGAGCGGACGCGTTTCAGGCGCGCGGCGCTGCCAACTGGGCGTCTGCGCCGTAACAGTACAACTGAGCACTACCGCAATACCGATGATCCGTTTGCCCATGACTCACCTCACTTGGCTGGTACGACGTAAAAAACTACCTCGACCTGTACGACCTCCCCTACTTTTAACAGCATCAGTTGCGGCCTTTCGATCTTGAAATCCGCCAAGGCGATCTCGAAACGGCTTTCGGCACGATACCCCTTATCGGTTGCGGTCACGCGCCCGTCTATAGTCATTTCTTTCTGAACGCCGTGAAGATCAAAGATTCCCTGCGTCTTGACGCGGTATCCGTCCGCCGTTTCTTCTGCTTCGATGATCCTGCCTTTATAGACTGCAAAGGGATAGCGCTTGGTTTCCAAATAGTTGTCGCGCATGTGGCGATTGCGTAGACCGATGCCGGTATCAAGCGTCGCCAAATCGACTTCGAAGTAAAACTCGCCGCTCTGCTTACCATCGATCGGCTGAAGCAAAACATAACCGTCGATTGCCTTTGTCGTGCCGACGATCTTTTCCATCGGCGCATCGGAGGTAAATTTGACCAAATTTTCTGCTCTCCGATCGACGTGGTACTCTTGAGCGGTTACAACTGCGGCGATTAATAATGCGCTGAAAATGAAATGTTTCATCCTTGCCTCCTAGTTATTTTCGGCGCCGCGATCGATCCAGGCGATCACCGAATCGATCTGCGCCTGCGCCAGCCGTCCTGACGGCGGCATCAGCGGCGCCTGCTTGCCGTCCAGCACCCAAACCAGATAACTTTCGGCGCTGTTGAACGGTACGACGCGTTTTTGGGGTGAAGATGCGGAGGGAACATTGACGAGAGCCTCGTAGGCTTTGCCCGCTTCCAAATTCAGGCCGGCAGCAGGGTAGGAGCCGCCGTGACACGATACGCACTGCGGGGTAAAAATCGTCTGTTGAATCGCGCTGAATGTGATGCGCGTACCGCTCGGTGTTTCAACACATTCCCGGCATTCGGAAACAATGTTCTTGCTGCATTGAAAGCCGAAGAACAGCAAGGGTAAAAATAAAAGTTTTGTCTTCATGACCGAACCTCAGCGCAATTGGAACTCTAAAACCAAATTGACGCGTTTTTGATTCCACGACAATTGGAAATCAAGTTTAAATTCATTATTTTGATGCCGATTAAGAGGAAATGATGCGGAAAAAAGTCATTCTTTTATCAGGGCCTTCCTGTGTCGGCAAAACGCCGCTGCTGCGGGCTTTGAGCCGAACTAATCCTGAAATCAAATGGGGAAGGCCGATCCTGTATACCAGCCGTCAGCCGCGGCCTGGCGAAAGTGAGGGCGTCGATTACCATTTTTTATCTGATGCAGAGATTCGGTCGTTGCCGTACGAGCGTTTTGTCGTCGCCAAGACGCGTCACATTTGGCAGGCCGTGGATCTAGACGAGCTGGGGGAGCTTCTGCATCAGTATGACTGTTTGATCTATGATGTCCATCCCGTATTGGCGGCAGCTTTGCGTGAGCATCCTCGGCTGAAAGGCCGCGATGAGCTGCAGATTGTACGTGTATTTCTGCAGCCGGCGACCCTGGAAGAAATCGAGGAGCTGCGCAGCGCTATGCCGGAATCGAGTCTGCAGGAGGCGACCGCCGCCCTAATGACGCCCAAGCTGATTGCACGGGCGCTGCAGCAGGGTACTCCCCTGACGCCGGAGGTGCTGCAGGATATCCGCATCCGCGCCGCCAGAGCTTGGGAAGAGATACTCATCGGTGCGTCGTATGATTACATCCTCATTAACCATGACGGCGAAGATTCGCCTCACTGGCAGGAAACCCCGCCGAGCGGCGATGCCGGCCGAACGCTGGAACAATTTGTACACATTCTTGTGAAAAAATCGGATGACGAAAATAATGAAAACAGGAGGAGTGAATGAAAAAACTGCTCGTTCTCATTGTGGGCTTGGCCGTGACAAGTTTGATCGACATGGGGTGCGGCGGTAAAAAAGAGGAAAAAGGTTCTTCATTGGGCCTAAAGCCTCCGACAGCCGCGAAAGCGCCGGCAGAGCCGAAAACTGAGCCGAAAGCCGAGAAAAAGAAAGAGCCGGAAGGACAAATACATGCCGCGCATATTTTAATTATGTATCGCGGAGCCTACCGCGCTCCCGCTTACATTCAGCGCAGTAAAGAGGAAGCGCGGGCGACAGCCGAGGATTTGCTGAAACGCCTGCACGACGGCGCCGACTTTGCCGAACTGGCGCGGATGTATTCAGACTGTCCCAGCGCCAAGCGCGGCGGCGATCTAGGCTACTTTGGCAAGGGGCAGATGGTCAAGGAATTCGAAGATGCCGCTTTTGCGCTCAAAAAGGGCAAACTTAGCGGCGTGGTCGAAACGCCCTTCGGCTTTCACATTATAAAGCGTTTGTAAAAAAGCCCGGTCTCAGCCGGGCTTTTTTATGCTTCAGGGAGCTTCCAAGGGCTGCGATAAGGCTCCTCTAAAAGAGCGTTTGCTTTTTCGCTGTTTGTGACCCTCTCCGCCTCCGCATCCCAGATGAGCCGCTCTCCGGTCCGATAGGCAATATTCCCCAGAATACTGATTGAGGTGGAACGATGCCCGATTTCGATGTCCGAAATGGGCAGTGTGCGCGTTTTGACGGCATCGATGAAATTCCTGGCATGAGCGTCGTTGCCGGCGTCGCCGGAGGTATATTTCAGCGGCAGCCCTTCCGGCATGGCGCCGCGGTCGAAACGCCCGCCCTCCTGTGGAAAGATACGATAGCCGCCGCGGTCGCAAAGCAGCGCGGCGTTAGTGCCGTAAAATTCTATGCCGTAGCCTTGACCGTCGATGCCGCGACCGTTAGCCTCCGTGTTGGTGAACTCGGCAATGAAATCATCGAATTGAAAAGTCGCCGTCAGGGTATCCGGCGTTTCCCGATTGTCGTTCAGGCAGAACTTGCCGCCGACGGCGGTCACGGCACGCGGCGCTTTTGCTTTCATCGCCCAGAGAACGATATCCAAAAGATGCACGCCCCAATCGGTCATCATGCCGCCGGCATAGTCCCAGAAATAACGAAAGGTCGACCAGCGGTCGCCGACGCCGAAACGGTTCCAGTTGAACGGCCGATAAGGCGCCGGGCCCAGCCACAGATCCCAGTCAAGATTCGGAGGCGGATCAGAGTCTGCCGGCGCCCCAATGCCTTCGGGATAATAGTTATAGACAAACCAGGTGCGCACAAGGCTGATCTTCCCCAGGGCCCCGCTCTGCACAATCTTGACGACGTTTTGAAAGACCGGCGACGACCGCTGCATGGTGCCGACCTGCACGATGCGGCCGGTGCGCCTCGCCACCTGCACCATGCGCCGTCCTTCGGCTATGGTTCGCGAGGCGGGTTTTTCCACAAACACATCCTTGCCGGCTTCGCAGGCCAAGGTCGTCATCAGCGCGTGCCAATGATCGGGCGTCGCGATCACCACCGCATCGATAGAAAGATCGTCTAAAATGCGGCGAAAATCTCGAAATCCCTTGGCTTTTCCGGCAAGTCTAAGGCCTTCCTGGAGATTGGGCTCATAAACGTCGCATACTGCGACGACATCCGCAAGACCGGTGCCTTTCATGACGCTGATATTGTGTTGTCCCATGCGGCCGCAGCCGATGACCGCTACGGCAAGTCTCTCATTGGCGCCGATCACACGGCTGTAGCTGGAAGCCGCCAAAACGGAAGCCCCTGCTGTTTGCAAAAAGCGTCTGCGATTTATTTCCCTCATTTTCTGCTCTCCGTTTTTAGCATGCAGCTGAATCAAACGTTTAATTTAGAGGTGGGACAATATTAGTTAACTCTCGAATCAGCCGCAAGTGCAGTTCTGCAACGGATGCAAAATATTGTAAGTCTGCTTTTTTCCGGTAAGATTGTGTGACGATGGGAAAGTGAAACGGTGCTTGTAATTGATGTTGCCTTTTTGTATTGTAGAAATATTCTGCTGGCCCAAAATCAGAGTTTCAAGAAGCAAAACGTTTTCCAACAAGCAGACGGAGGAGCAAAGAGGCGATTTTTGCCGATTTATCGAGGCAAAAAATACTTATCTGCTTTTAAGTCGGTTTGAGCCTCCGCAACTTTTTACTACAATGGTTCCATGGCCTGTATTTTTCTAACTGTAGCCGCTAAACGTCCGGTTATGTCATTCTTTCAAAGAGAATGCATTTTTACCACAGCTGTTAATTATTTTATGATTTTCTATAAGTTAGGATTATTTCTGCTTTATTTGGCTGCTTCCCTCCCTTCCTTTTGCAACGATCTTTACTTTCGCAAGTTTAC comes from candidate division KSB1 bacterium and encodes:
- a CDS encoding DUF2892 domain-containing protein, coding for MKANVGGADRVIRIVLGLAIIAAGLYFKNWLGVIGVVPLLTAVFRFCPAYVPFKISTAEKK
- a CDS encoding DUF5777 family beta-barrel protein — translated: MGKRIIGIAVVLSCTVTAQTPSWQRRAPETRPLELFHALHVSMLPTAQTLQKGDLEFEVSHRFIPTIDSGADSFYGIDGPANIRLALDYAATDRLLVTVGRTNVQDNMELQIKYKALQFRHDRFPVLVSLRGGSAYNSEIFAPVKSSGRRWQFYGQLVANTLVGEKLGIGVVPSYLYNSHIFCCDPQYSFTLGSYVQYYASPHWSVFAEWNPTVSGWRKTYDSFSLGLELETGGHFFKIILTNNDKLNSSLFLAGADRDFWSGDMRFGFMITRLIKL
- a CDS encoding YceI family protein — translated: MKHFIFSALLIAAVVTAQEYHVDRRAENLVKFTSDAPMEKIVGTTKAIDGYVLLQPIDGKQSGEFYFEVDLATLDTGIGLRNRHMRDNYLETKRYPFAVYKGRIIEAEETADGYRVKTQGIFDLHGVQKEMTIDGRVTATDKGYRAESRFEIALADFKIERPQLMLLKVGEVVQVEVVFYVVPAK
- a CDS encoding peptidyl-prolyl cis-trans isomerase — its product is MKKLLVLIVGLAVTSLIDMGCGGKKEEKGSSLGLKPPTAAKAPAEPKTEPKAEKKKEPEGQIHAAHILIMYRGAYRAPAYIQRSKEEARATAEDLLKRLHDGADFAELARMYSDCPSAKRGGDLGYFGKGQMVKEFEDAAFALKKGKLSGVVETPFGFHIIKRL
- a CDS encoding Gfo/Idh/MocA family oxidoreductase, which codes for MREINRRRFLQTAGASVLAASSYSRVIGANERLAVAVIGCGRMGQHNISVMKGTGLADVVAVCDVYEPNLQEGLRLAGKAKGFRDFRRILDDLSIDAVVIATPDHWHALMTTLACEAGKDVFVEKPASRTIAEGRRMVQVARRTGRIVQVGTMQRSSPVFQNVVKIVQSGALGKISLVRTWFVYNYYPEGIGAPADSDPPPNLDWDLWLGPAPYRPFNWNRFGVGDRWSTFRYFWDYAGGMMTDWGVHLLDIVLWAMKAKAPRAVTAVGGKFCLNDNRETPDTLTATFQFDDFIAEFTNTEANGRGIDGQGYGIEFYGTNAALLCDRGGYRIFPQEGGRFDRGAMPEGLPLKYTSGDAGNDAHARNFIDAVKTRTLPISDIEIGHRSTSISILGNIAYRTGERLIWDAEAERVTNSEKANALLEEPYRSPWKLPEA